The window gaggggaagattgAGCTGATtctggatgggggggatTGTGCAGTGGGGGTTGAATCGACTGTTGTTGACGGGTTATGCAACCCACCGGTGGTTCTGAGGCCAGGAGGGGTAGGCATCGAGGAGATAAGACAAGTCaaagggtgggagggggtggtgaaggggtaTAAAGACAGGAGcgaggtcggggaggggcatAAGCCGAGGGCGCCGGGGATGAAGTACAAGCATTACAGCCCccgggcgagggtggtgcttTTTGAGGGGCATAAACCCGTCAATGTGGgaaaggagctggaggggggcgggCAAAAAAAGGTGGGGGTTATCAGGACGGGGGaatgggaggggttggttggggagacAGAGGGGAGGATAgagagtgaggagggtggttttgctgTTCGGCAGGGGAGTTtgagggatgaggaagggaaggagtTGGCCACGGTGTTGGATGTTGATCTGGGACAGGATGTTAAAGGGGTCGCTCATGGGTTGTTTGCTGCTTTGAGGGAGCTGGATAGGCTGGGGGCTGATATCATTTTTGTGGAAGGGGTtagtgatggggatgatatTGCTGCTGCGGTCATGAACCGACTTCGCAAGGCAGCATCCGAGATTAGGCCTTAACTCAGAGTCAAAAGGCGAACAGACAGCGATAAACACGATCTCCCAAGAGAAGACACCTCATCAAAATTCTGCCCACACTATACTCACTACTTCATACGGTAATTTTTTAAAAAGGACCCCGAATTCATAATTCTAAATATCAGAGACGCCTGCTTAACCCTCCCTTATTcattctcccccacccaacaacaTTACAGGACCATAATAATGGCCTCCAATCTACCGCATCCACTCCAGAATCTTGGACTTGCCTATTTGCGCCAAGTTGTTCATGCCCTGCTCGGTGAAGGGGTCAATACGCCCCAGGTTGGTGTCTTGATTTGGCGCCTTGGAGCACCGCTGCACGATGATAGTCGGGTCCGTCTCCAagaccacaccatcatcaacaatctcgtcgatggcgagggagacgaggtCGTAGTTCTCGATGATGGTGCGCTTGTCGACCGACTgcttgaagaggaggtggagggcgtcgcggagggcgaggaggacgttGTAGAGGAGGATTTCGTTTTCTTCGACGCCGCCGACGACGTAGATTGCCACGTCTTTTGATTATCTGTCAACATAGCTGctgagaagggaggggagggatttAGAGACAGGACATACCAGCCTCCATCTTATAAAGCACGATCCGGTTGTCGAATAGAAGGATGTCTCCTGTTTGCTTGGCCGtcttttggaggagggcctTCTCGAAACGGACTTGGGCCGTCTTGTCGGCGAAGGGGTTCTgggcggaggcgggggcggcggtgctggAGGGCTGCTGGTTGGCggcttggtggggagggttgtaCCATTTGGAGAAGATGCGGGAGCCGTCTTCGCTGGAGAGGATTACTATCGTCGGGGGCATGGCAAGTCAGCTTCAGGAGTAGGTGTGCTGGAGCTTTGGGAGAGCTTTACGGATAGCGTTGACGCTGTACAGCGACATTCCTGGGGCCATTTTGGCTGTGTATTAGTGGGTATCTTATGGTTCGCGGTGtagggtgagggtggtggaaaaggggtatCTCGTTCGGGGGCGGTGGTATCGTCGTCGtggatgttgttgcttgTGGCTGATGATGTGAAGCTGTCCACACAATGGAAATTGTGGGGTCCAACTTTCAAAAGGGAGCGGCTCGCTGATGTGGCTTGAGCTGGATGTCTCCACATTTTAAACGGCACGTACCTGGGCCAGGGTTTAATGGATTGGgaggccccctccccccccactTCCCCTTTGACAGGCTGAGACGCGTAAAGTGGTTTTTCTTGCTGG is drawn from Podospora pseudocomata strain CBS 415.72m chromosome 1 map unlocalized CBS415.72m_1, whole genome shotgun sequence and contains these coding sequences:
- the RET3 gene encoding Golgi-to-ER vesicle coat component (EggNog:ENOG503P183; COG:U; BUSCO:EOG09264OBA), which produces MAPGMSLYSVNAILILSSEDGSRIFSKWYNPPHQAANQQPSSTAAPASAQNPFADKTAQVRFEKALLQKTAKQTGDILLFDNRIVLYKMEADVAIYVVGGVEENEILLYNVLLALRDALHLLFKQSVDKRTIIENYDLVSLAIDEIVDDGVVLETDPTIIVQRCSKAPNQDTNLGRIDPFTEQGMNNLAQIGKSKILEWMR
- a CDS encoding uncharacterized protein (EggNog:ENOG503NU6F; BUSCO:EOG09262FW1; COG:J) encodes the protein MSTTNPPPPPPKLKTRILTIPPSSPLGSWSSPNSLQTWTLPPTPLIPASLTLAATALTTSTASSFSTPVAFPTETVYGLGADATSSTAVKGIYTAKGRPSDNPLIVHVSDLSMLSTLSTIPEIYHELISKFWPGPLTILLPVPTSGQLLAPEVTAGLTTFGARMPDSPLARALIQLVGKPLAAPSANASTRPSPTKAVHVLEDLEGKIELILDGGDCAVGVESTVVDGLCNPPVVLRPGGVGIEEIRQVKGWEGVVKGYKDRSEVGEGHKPRAPGMKYKHYSPRARVVLFEGHKPVNVGKELEGGGQKKVGVIRTGEWEGLVGETEGRIESEEGGFAVRQGSLRDEEGKELATVLDVDLGQDVKGVAHGLFAALRELDRLGADIIFVEGVSDGDDIAAAVMNRLRKAASEIRP